From one Natrinema saccharevitans genomic stretch:
- a CDS encoding RNA-guided endonuclease TnpB family protein: MATETTATKTLEATLAPPTTDKEQRLERTVATYRRALSAAFESGADTQSAVNDVVTGYSLTSYAKDALKNYVPQLRRTYNASEIEDGHPVRFTSRGFRIDHSGDRMHEFCWRVPQAGRGNAFWIPLRINPEQESLWFDLLDESVSVGEFRLQQHRTSWVLHVTVEYEIVEPETPDDPTRIGFDIGESKLLTGCACQNDTPTQPYIYDGGRARALRKEMHTTLKRLQDRDADWRVDERFDHFQNALTDIIEKASREAVKYAESFEDPVIVLEDLSYIRENLDYGKYMNRRLHAWAFARLIDRIEDKALEVGIPVEFVNPGYTSQTCHACGHIGRRGSQAEFKCTNAECWVTEYQADINAAANIAGRFDPWGESVPWKPERDDSPRNGSRCDTATGHRMPSRQSRQTTLAAFES; this comes from the coding sequence ATGGCCACTGAAACGACCGCCACGAAAACGCTCGAAGCCACACTTGCTCCGCCCACCACGGACAAAGAGCAACGGCTCGAGCGGACCGTGGCGACCTACCGCCGTGCGCTCTCGGCCGCCTTCGAGAGCGGTGCGGACACGCAGTCGGCGGTCAACGATGTCGTCACCGGCTACTCGCTCACGTCCTACGCGAAAGACGCGCTCAAGAACTACGTCCCGCAACTCCGACGGACGTACAACGCCTCGGAAATTGAGGACGGTCACCCAGTTCGGTTCACGAGCCGTGGCTTCCGGATCGATCATTCCGGCGATCGTATGCACGAGTTCTGTTGGCGCGTTCCTCAGGCCGGGCGTGGTAACGCGTTCTGGATTCCACTTCGGATCAACCCCGAACAGGAATCGCTCTGGTTCGACCTGCTCGACGAAAGCGTGAGCGTCGGCGAGTTCCGACTGCAGCAACACCGAACGAGCTGGGTGCTGCACGTCACTGTCGAGTACGAGATCGTCGAACCTGAGACGCCAGACGACCCGACTCGAATCGGGTTCGATATCGGTGAGTCCAAGCTTCTGACGGGCTGTGCCTGTCAGAACGATACTCCGACCCAACCGTATATCTACGACGGCGGTCGTGCAAGAGCACTCCGCAAAGAGATGCACACGACACTGAAGCGCCTCCAAGACCGTGACGCCGACTGGCGCGTGGACGAACGGTTCGACCACTTCCAGAACGCCTTGACGGATATCATCGAAAAGGCATCTCGCGAAGCCGTCAAATACGCTGAGTCCTTCGAGGACCCGGTAATCGTACTCGAGGACTTGTCGTACATCCGTGAGAACTTGGACTACGGCAAGTACATGAACCGGCGACTCCACGCGTGGGCCTTTGCCCGACTCATCGACCGTATCGAAGACAAGGCTCTCGAAGTCGGTATTCCGGTCGAGTTCGTGAACCCGGGCTACACGTCCCAGACGTGCCACGCGTGTGGTCACATCGGTCGTCGAGGGTCGCAAGCCGAGTTCAAGTGTACGAACGCGGAGTGTTGGGTGACGGAGTATCAAGCGGATATCAACGCGGCCGCGAATATCGCCGGTCGCTTTGATCCGTGGGGAGAGAGCGTTCCTTGGAAACCGGAGCGCGATGACTCGCCACGGAATGGGAGCCGTTGTGACACGGCCACAGGACACCGCATGCCGAGTCGGCAATCCCGACAGACGACGCTTGCGGCCTTCGAGTCCTGA
- a CDS encoding sensor histidine kinase, with protein sequence MTDRRDDDRTDESETITIDAVPVPVMGYDASAGTPEIAATNDAFDATFDAASTGTSVGDWLRRNRAVDDSTIATACDQLAAGNAIDMEIGVRTDDAERRSLRLRSAGRSSDDDTSDGADGGDAVDGYVLITELKPTSADPVEFDRVASVITHDLRNPLDVAKAHLRAARETGETDHFDQVEEAHDRMERIIRDALTLARGDRAIDASENVAIAAVASDAWATVETEAASLEVAEDLPRLDADPDRLQRLFENLFRNAVEHGSTSPDSAARRDTEHSSTDGPDATESARDEPVHVRVESADRGFSVVDDGPGIPAAERERVFEPGYSSTDAGGGTGLGLTIVERIAHAHDWTVSVAEGSRGGAKFEFRPITDDD encoded by the coding sequence ATGACGGACCGCCGCGATGACGATCGGACGGACGAGTCCGAGACCATCACGATCGATGCCGTTCCGGTGCCGGTCATGGGGTACGACGCTTCGGCCGGAACGCCGGAGATCGCAGCGACGAACGATGCGTTCGATGCGACCTTCGACGCGGCGTCGACCGGAACGAGCGTCGGCGACTGGCTGCGTCGGAACCGCGCAGTCGACGACTCGACGATCGCGACCGCCTGCGATCAGCTCGCCGCCGGGAACGCGATCGATATGGAGATCGGCGTCCGCACGGACGACGCTGAACGCCGATCGCTCCGGCTTCGCAGCGCCGGTCGCTCGAGCGACGACGATACCAGCGACGGAGCGGACGGCGGGGACGCGGTTGACGGGTACGTCCTGATAACCGAACTGAAACCGACGAGCGCCGATCCCGTCGAGTTCGACCGCGTCGCGAGCGTCATCACGCACGACCTGCGGAACCCGCTCGACGTCGCGAAGGCACACCTCCGGGCGGCGCGGGAGACCGGCGAGACGGACCACTTCGATCAGGTCGAAGAGGCCCACGACCGGATGGAGCGGATCATTCGAGACGCGCTCACGCTGGCCCGCGGGGACCGCGCGATCGATGCTTCCGAGAACGTCGCGATCGCTGCCGTCGCATCGGACGCCTGGGCGACCGTCGAGACGGAGGCCGCGTCGCTCGAGGTCGCCGAGGACCTCCCGCGGCTCGATGCCGATCCCGACCGGCTCCAGCGGCTGTTCGAGAACCTGTTCCGGAACGCCGTCGAACACGGTTCGACGAGCCCTGACTCGGCCGCTCGTCGAGATACTGAGCACAGTTCGACAGACGGCCCCGACGCGACCGAATCGGCCCGTGACGAACCGGTCCATGTCCGGGTCGAAAGCGCCGACCGTGGGTTCTCCGTCGTCGACGACGGACCCGGGATTCCAGCTGCCGAGCGTGAGCGAGTGTTCGAGCCCGGGTACTCGTCGACCGACGCAGGGGGCGGAACCGGTCTCGGATTGACGATCGTCGAGCGGATCGCCCACGCGCACGACTGGACCGTCTCGGTCGCCGAAGGATCACGCGGTGGTGCGAAGTTCGAGTTTCGCCCGATCACAGACGATGACTGA